AACTTGCAGGGATTCTAATACTGTTTAAAAGGAAATTCAGCAGAAATGAACAGATCATGCAAAACTGCTGAGTCAAATTTATGTGATATGGTTGAACGGGTTTAGTAGTAGTATATTGAAGAGTTGCTAGTTGAGTGGAAAGTTCTATAACTTTTGTGATCCTAGATGATCTAATTCACttgttgttttgtttgtattTCTTGATAAGTATTCGAAGCCACTCAATCCTTGAGCTAATTTCGATGAATTTAAAAGTTTGCGCACAGTTTTTTCTGATTTAGAAAAAAGAACAAGAAGTTTGTCTGCAGTTATTGAATAACACTATTGAATATTGTTCGTTAATATGAATAAGTACTTTTATGTGCATCTGGTGGTGATATATTTAGCCAGGGAGGATAATTGTGCTAATTTTTTACTTGAGACTCATAGACACAAATAAAGAATGGAAGGATATTCTATGTTAGAATTTAATGGCAAAATTTTTAAGCATTTGGGGATTATCACAAAAAAATTAAAGCATTTGGTAATCTCTCCCGCATCATTATTGGATAAAAAAGGTATTGAGCTTATTGAATAATTGAAATAGAAAATCTTATGGACAGGAACAAGCAACTGGGACAGGAGGATGTTTGCCTTTCCTTTCTTTTCTCATTCTATGTGGCAACTTTTCAATTTTGGGGCACTTAAAGTTCAAGTGCCCCAAAATAATTGAATAATTTGAAATAGAAAATCTTATGGACAGGAACAAGCAACTGGGACAGGAAGATGTTTGCCTTTCCTTTCTTTTCTCATTCTATGTGGCAACTTTTCAATTTTGGGGCACTTAAAGTTCAAGTGAAGGGCCTATTTTAACCTCATATCTACTTGGAAGTTACAGTCCACCTTCTGATTGTTTGTTTCCGTTGTTCGTGGTTTCAGATATGTAGCTTTATTATGTGATTATATCTTAAGATGATTCATTTTGCAGTTTTGGATACCTTGTCTCTGTCCCAAATTTTATGTTTGACCTTGTTGTAGTTGCTAATTATCTGCCTACTTAACACTGGTTTATGTAAATTTGTAACAGAAATAATAGAGGGGATGTTAAGGCAAAACATGGAAATTGACGCGGTTGATATTGCCTATATTTTTGGAATTGAGGGCAGATTTAACCCTCAGAGACTTGTGACATCATTTTTACGAGAGTCTGAAAAGCCATTgaagaaaatgaaggggaaatCACAAGGTTCACTTGCTGATGTGGTAATTATTGAATTTATTCCAGCACTGATAGCTCTTTCTCCCTGAATCTTTCCTGGTTTCCTCAAGTTAACCGTGCATTTTGTTATATCGTACAGAATGAAGCAAAAAAGAACCACTTGGCTGCACTGAGATCTACCGTCAAATGTTTAAGACGTCACAGTGTTGATCTTTCAGAACTTCTTCCCGGGTGGCAAATCAATGAGAAAATAATGAGCTTGGAGAAAGAAATCTCAACAGGTGAGAAGATGGCACAAAAGAGAAAAAATGATGAAACTGAGTCATCTGGAAGGTTCAGCAACAAAGAAGCGAAACACTCACATTTTCCAAATCCAAGGCTACAACAGGAAAGAGTTGTTAATCATGTCGATAGCAACAACACCTTGTTAGAAGGTGGAACTGCTGGCCACATGTATGGTTATTCTCTGTCCCCACCTGTATTGCATGGACCTGTTGGAGGCTCGATACATGAAAATGTTGGCTCACTAGGAACTCATACTGGTCAGTTATATGGATTGCCCTCCCACAGTTATGCTTATGGACCATCATCATACTTGGAAGGTTCTACAGGTTTGCCAAACATCAAACCTGGTGATGCTTATAGGACACCACCATACTTGGAGGGCTGTAGGGGGTTCCCAAACTCCATACCTGGTGATACTTATAGGCCATCATCATATTTGGAAGGTTCTAGGGGGTTACCAAACGCCATACCAACTGATATTGCTGGCCGGAGCTCTGCATCTGATACCTATCAATTTGATGATGCTGTTAGAGCAAGTGAACTCTACAGGAGCAGCGGCTTGCGAGGAGTTGATGTTATTCCTTCTGCTGCCTCTGCTCATCATTCGTCTTACTTGTACTACCCCAGCTAGTTTTGCCTTGGGCAGGCATTACTGTCTAAACTAGTTTCCCTTTCTGTAGTATAGCCAGTCTAGAAGTGATTTCTCTAAGGTCTCTTAAGATGCATTTTCAAAAATGTTTTGCGTTACCTTAGCTTAAGAAACTTTGGGCAATTTGAAGCTTAGATAGTGAGGTCTAAACTCTACCTAGGAACTTTCATTTGTCTTGGAAGACTTAAAATTACAGAGAGTAAATTAGAGACCAATGACTTAAACCCGCTTCTCTATTACTACTTTTTTTCTCTCTCATTCTCCTTGAATTTTTTTGGTCACACATTCTCAAATGAATTAAGACGACCATTTTAGTAAAGTGGAAAGTAACGTGGAACAACTTGTTGTATAGGGGTAGGGTATATATACACATTTGATTGAATTATTAAAAACTCCATTTGGGTGTTTGGAAATATTCCTGAAAAGATTTTCccaaaggaaaaagaagaaaagtacAGTAACTTAACCAGACGTCTCGAATTCGATTGATGTAAGTGAAGTCGCTTTTAATATAGAGCTTCCATCTCTGCCTGCAAGGGTGGTTGAGTTGGTTGAGCAGGAACCTCCAAATAGAGGTTTCAGGTTTAAAATTCCCTACATGCTTTCTCAGACGGGCTTGCCTAATATGGTTTCTTGCCTAATACGATTTATCTCTTATGTCATTGGACAATTACACTATAGCGAGATTTATCCCGTGCCCTCCCGAAGAGTAGTGGTTGCAGGTTCCTTATCATAAAAAACATAGAGCTTTCACCTCCCGAAATAACATAGTCGAGCTTTTTGGATGTTGGACATGGATTTAATAAGTGTCCATTTAGCTTTTTAagtttggttcaaaataagtgtccttaattaattattttcttttaaatttaacCCTATTAAAAAAGGTGAGCTTTTATGTAATCAAGAAATTATAGTAAATAAGTAAGTATTTAATTAAGAGTAGTTTAATGAATATACCTATTTTATGCCGAACGTTAAAGTAGACACGTATTTTGAACTAGAGGTAATAAATAACGAGAGCGGCAGGGCGTAGACGAGCAAGGGGCAATATAGTAAACGTACCCTAGTTTCTGCAGTATTCAGAACCGGGGTTATTGGGGGGTTTTTCTAGCTTCTTGTCTTGCTACTAGAGACATCAAGCAAAAAGGAAGCAGAATAATGGTGAGGTTAACGGCTGACCTGATTTGGAAGAGTCCTCACTTCTTCAATGCCATTCGCGAACGCGAGTTAGATCTTCGAGGTTCCTTCAAAACCCTATTTTCTTTTCTTCTGTCGGAAAAGCTTAATCTTTTATCCTTTTACTATTTTATTATGTTCAGGTAATAAGATTCCTGTTATTGAGAACTTGGGTGCTACTGAGGTCAGCTTTTTTGtactcaagttttttttttagttattggGAATTAGTTTTTGAAATTGCTTTTTTTAATTTACAGGATCAATTTGACACGATTGATTTATCTGATAATGAGATTGTTAAACTCGAGAATTTCCCCTATCTGAATCGACTTGGAACCTTACTAATGAACAACAATAGAATTACACGTATCAACCCCAACATTGGAGGTGAGACATTAGACTGTTATCATACGCCTATTTGTTTTGTTAGGGTTTTTATTTAACGAGACATTTCTTTTTTGTATGTGTGGTGTTGCAGAGTTTCTGCCAAAAATGCATACTTTGATTCTTACTAGCAACAGACTTACCAATTTGGTTGAAATTGACCCGCTTGCGTCTCTCCCCAAGCTCAAGTTTCTTAGTTTGCTTGATAACAATATCACAAAGAGACCAAATTATCGCCTTTATGTCATTCACAAATTGAAGTCCTTGCGTTTGCTGGATTTCAGGAAAGTCAAACAAAAGGTTGGTTTGCTCGTTCCTTTCATCTCTTTATTTGAATAATGTCAGCACTCTTCAAATAGGTTGATAGTAAAGCTTGTGGTTTTAGTTAACTTTGTCCTTACTTCAATTGGACTTGAACTAGGGTGCCATCTAGAATTTGCTCAAATATGCAAGaaattgtataaaatcttatTTCATATCTTGCAgttgaataaaaaagaaaaattgattgGTTTTCCAATCTTGAAGAAGGTTATAAGCCTTTGCTTCTTTGTTTGCAAAGGCTCCTTTAATTAAGCGGGAGGTGTTCGGCATTTTTGGTTGAACCAGTGGAGTTGCATAAGAAGCACCAAGTTTGTGTACATAGATAAATGACAGACCTTGTAAATCCGTTTGCTAGAATATTAAAGGGAAATGGAGATGACAGACATTAAGCCTCCTTACaaaaacaacatacccagtgaactcccacaatgtgaggtttggggagggtaaagtgtgcgcagaccttacctctaccttggaaggtagagaggctgtttccgaaagaccctcggctcaagagaaagcttGACAAAAAAGGTTAGATACGGACAAGTAGATCAAAGCACTATTAAGCCTCCTTGAATAGGTCAAAACCCAAGATAAGGTGTGGCTAAGTACAAAATAGTGCAAGTTTTATGGAGCCGTCTATGTATATGGCCTTGTTGATGTGAAATTTTATCATTTTTAAAAAGTGTATACGGTAATTCTTATCTTAAAGCAGAGGACATGACTGCTCTCCTACAAAGATGTTAGTACAATGTCTATTGCTAAAACTTAAATATATGGTTAGAACAGTCTCACCTACTTGTCTTGAATTTAATCTGTGGTTGTTTGCTTTATGAGGTTGCCAATGATATAAGTGTTTCTTTTTTTGAGATATTCTGGGATTTGACACAATGTCGATATGTATAATGTTAAATACACTTTTATTTCTCTATATAAAACATACAACTACTTTCTCCCACAAAATTTATACTCACTCGTCTCTTTATTCACTGTGCTCTATGGTTAACTGGTTGTTTCTAGCTTCATGCTAGAATTTCTAGGGCATGTACTTTAGATTTGTCTCAAGTGTTGGTATATAAAACCTTGCCTTTTGTACTCCATGCCATTGAAGCTGGTATTGCACATGGCTTTATGATTATCAAATCCAAATGTTATATTTTCTCCTGTGGGGTTCGGTGTGGGAGAGGAAGCACCCAGAAAGTTACTTTAAACCACTGCATATTGAGCTGATGGATCTAATTTTGTTGCTATAGGAGAGATTGGAAGCAAGTAGTTTATTTGCGTCACAAGAAGCTGAAGAGCAGGTCAAAAAGGAATCAGTGAAGCCTTCTGTACCTGTTGAGGCGCCTGCCGAGGAACCAAAGGAAGATCAAGCACCTAAGCCAGTTGCTCCTACACCCGAGCAAATTATAGCGATTAAGGTACAATATATCATTATCAGTTTCTGTTACTTCTTAGCCATTCTTTCTTCCTCTTCTTTGAATGCATTTTAAGGAATAGGATGGTGGAACATATTATTTTGAAGATAGATCCAATTCCATTCAAAAAGTCAAATGGAATTGTATGGTGtcttttatttttggtgtaaagagaTAGGCTTAGAAGATATAGATCAACTTGTAGATTTATTAAGATCACTgtaagtatttttattttatttttcttaccTCTGTTTGCTCCTTTTTGAAGGTTTCCAGCATGTCCataatgctgaggaatacaatatttaccagtttcaaaaaaacaaaacaacaacaaacaaaaaaaaatatggcgaGGGTAATATGAAATATGGATAGGAGTACAGGACCAACCCATTCACTGTCTATGTACAAGAGGTCAACTACTCAGTATCTGTTTTATGTTTCGAGTACTCTCTTTGTACAGCTCTATGAACAATTCTCtgtccatataaagcttcaacTAGTTTCAGCAACACTACCAAATATATAATGAAATATTTTCTTAGAAGATACACTGGTTAGCAAAGCAATCTTCATTATAGGTCATATAGAGCAGAACAATTAGAAACAAACCCACATATTGAATCATAGAAGCACAGTACCTTCTGTGGATAGGGGGCTACTTATTTCAATCACAGTACCTTCTGTGGATGGGGGGCTACTTATTTCAATCTGAAGAAAAGTCATCAGACTCTTCCAGTGACCTGTGGGTCAGAATCaaataatttgttttttttttttttttttaattctaatAGGAGCATGCCATGTCCACTGATTTCTTGCTTATGTCAATGAAACGTTGCCAAAGAAAGGCTAGAAGGAGCTTATACTTATTGTCCTAGATGCGCTAAGCTTTTCTCATTATTGGTAAATTTGGTCTATATGGATTTTCATGATTATGGAACTGTATCTGGTAAATTGAAGCTTGCTGACTAACTCTCTTCTCACGGATTTGTGAAAAAGAGACCACTCCGGAAGTGAATAGAACAGTCCTTTCCTTTTTCCGGTTCAATTGATTGTTTCTCTTTGCACGTGCAGGCTGCCATTGTGAATTCCCAAACTCTTGAGGAGGTGGCTAGACTTGAACAGGTGATACATGAAGTTCTGATTTACTGAAATTAGTGTATTTATCATTTCCCCCCTTATAAGACCTTGCTCATATTCCCTTTCTTTTTCTAGCATGTTCTGTGAAACTTACAATTATGTGTAAAATTGTGCAGGCATTGAAGTCGGGCCAGCTTCCTGCAGATTTAAATATCGGTGATTACGATGTTGCTGCTAAAACAGAAGACTCCAAAGAAGACGTGATGGTAACAGATGGTGATGATAAAGCTAACAAGGCGGAGGAAAATGTACCTGAACAGAAAACCGATGGTTCTACAGATATGGAGCAGGTACAGATTTTATCCTAAATAAAAATTTAATGACTATGTCTTCTTCTCTTATGTTATACTTCCTCTTTTCTAAGTTTGCTGGGTTATCATCTGGAACTGGTTTGTATTTGCATTAGCTTACACGAAGAAGAATATCATTTGGCCAACATACATAATTACATAAACGTTGCATGCTTAAATTTCGAGCTGTGAGCCATGGTTTTGAGAATTTTCCTTGATTGTTTAATCTTCTATCTTGACTCCTAGTTGCATTAGTAGACTTGTCTATTTGTTTATGCCCTTTGACTTTCACTATGTATTCCAAAAAACTGCATGGTCTGTTTATGTCACCTAATTTCCTCTgcctgtgttttttttttttcaggagTAGACACTCAGGGCTATCATGTGTAATTGAGTTGGAGCATTCCGATGTCAGTATCTTTCAGCCATGCACGGTATATCTGTGTATGAGGAGCTCTTCTTTTTTAACAGAGGGGAATTAAGTTAATCCATGTAACTGAAGCCATTGTATTCTGCTGTTTACTGAGATTTTCTTGCATTTTGATTTTAAAAGACTATAAATAGCTGCCAAGTTTATCAAATCTTAGCTTGGAAGCATCAGGTGACGAGCTGAATTTATGGGTCAAAAGTTGTACTACTGTCCGGTTGGATAGGGCTGCTTATCGGGCGGATTGGGCGGATAACTACGCTTAACGGTTTGGTTTAacggttatcggcttttaaaagtactaatccgctagccaaccgataagatatcggttggttcggtatcgGGTTAGCAATTATCGGACGGTTATCGGGCGGTGTATCGGTTAAATTACGTAACTACTAATTTTTTTTGCCTTGATCAAAACCTAAATGTGCCAGGGGTTGATCATCGAAGCCTGGGCAATAACGATTAAGGAATTTGAAAGACAAACGTTTTATTCATAATTTAACAACTAGGAAGTCAATTAAGCCCCATAGCCACAGGGCAGGATTTAACAGTTAAGAATTCACAAGTTTAATTTGAACCCTTCGATGGTGATCACTTCACCACCTTTATCTGGAACCACAATTATTGCAATAGTAACTTccaacacaaaataataattattattattgttatttatgGTTAATGGAAGAGTTTACCGAAGATAATTACTGATGGTTCAGACTTTTCACTTTAGTGCTTTAGCTTTAGATTTTAGTGTTTTAGGtttacaatatatattttatatgtttaggggtaaaaatataaatatgataaattcttaacgggttaacggtttGCCCAATAAGAAAATTGTGTAATCCGCCCCCGCACTGATAAGTCGTTAACTACAAAATTTTAATCCATTCCCCAACCGCTAATCTGATAGCCCACTACCAATAAGTCAATTTTACAGTTGGGTTATCGGTGGCGGTTCGATTTTGAACAGCCCTACGGTTGGATAAGAGACAATGTAGTAAACAAAGTTGGTAACTGGTGTCTTTTTTTTATTCTCTTTCCTTCAGACTGATAAACTAAATGAAGTTCGTGATAATTAACAAAGCGCATTTGTCAATAGATGGAATATTAA
The nucleotide sequence above comes from Lycium barbarum isolate Lr01 chromosome 3, ASM1917538v2, whole genome shotgun sequence. Encoded proteins:
- the LOC132633120 gene encoding protein FRIGIDA-like; the protein is MAEPSPAIQGQSQQQTVNTSQHNLSEFQQQPTQNLHSQEDSIANFLKLSNAFSGFQRCFAELQQHIEVIGTAIDALRPPDTTNTTPVHVSSEPEQEPSSESDPSEEEEEEVKSPQLKSTRSELEKLCETMDGRGLRKYMISRISDINGLTEQVPKALKLSPNPAKLVLECLGKFYLQGSKAYVKGSPMIIGRKASILVLECFLLMGIDEGVEIEKAVKEEAEKAALAWRKRLVVEGGLRKAYDMDARGLLLLIGCFGIPGRFRNEDIRDLLLASPFKKNMSGALRRSNVFMTKIPEIIEGMLRQNMEIDAVDIAYIFGIEGRFNPQRLVTSFLRESEKPLKKMKGKSQGSLADVNEAKKNHLAALRSTVKCLRRHSVDLSELLPGWQINEKIMSLEKEISTGEKMAQKRKNDETESSGRFSNKEAKHSHFPNPRLQQERVVNHVDSNNTLLEGGTAGHMYGYSLSPPVLHGPVGGSIHENVGSLGTHTGQLYGLPSHSYAYGPSSYLEGSTGLPNIKPGDAYRTPPYLEGCRGFPNSIPGDTYRPSSYLEGSRGLPNAIPTDIAGRSSASDTYQFDDAVRASELYRSSGLRGVDVIPSAASAHHSSYLYYPS
- the LOC132633122 gene encoding U2 small nuclear ribonucleoprotein A' → MVRLTADLIWKSPHFFNAIRERELDLRGNKIPVIENLGATEDQFDTIDLSDNEIVKLENFPYLNRLGTLLMNNNRITRINPNIGEFLPKMHTLILTSNRLTNLVEIDPLASLPKLKFLSLLDNNITKRPNYRLYVIHKLKSLRLLDFRKVKQKERLEASSLFASQEAEEQVKKESVKPSVPVEAPAEEPKEDQAPKPVAPTPEQIIAIKAAIVNSQTLEEVARLEQALKSGQLPADLNIGDYDVAAKTEDSKEDVMVTDGDDKANKAEENVPEQKTDGSTDMEQE